From Pseudomonadota bacterium, one genomic window encodes:
- the rnt gene encoding ribonuclease T, whose amino-acid sequence MTDAYRPGAPFTLANRFRGFLPVVVDVETGGFESATDALLEIAAVVIGLDEAGQLAPTTHVSTHVIPFEGARLDPASLAVNGIDPWHPLRAARNEVDALSYIFKPVREAVKAAGCNRAVLVGHNAAFDQGFLNAALARTGIKRNPFHPFSHFDTVSLAGLAFGQTVLARAVRAAGLEWDNDEAHSALYDTRKTAELFCHIVNSWEHRHR is encoded by the coding sequence ATGACAGACGCGTACCGACCGGGCGCCCCCTTCACCCTGGCCAACCGCTTCCGCGGCTTTCTCCCGGTCGTGGTGGACGTCGAAACCGGTGGGTTCGAGTCGGCCACCGACGCGTTGTTGGAAATCGCCGCGGTGGTCATCGGACTGGACGAGGCCGGCCAGCTCGCGCCCACGACCCACGTCTCGACGCACGTCATCCCATTCGAAGGCGCGCGCCTCGACCCGGCGTCGTTGGCCGTCAACGGCATCGACCCCTGGCACCCGCTGCGCGCGGCGCGGAACGAGGTGGACGCACTGAGCTACATCTTCAAACCGGTGCGTGAGGCGGTGAAAGCGGCCGGTTGCAACCGCGCCGTGCTGGTCGGCCACAATGCGGCGTTCGACCAGGGTTTCCTGAACGCGGCGCTCGCGCGCACTGGCATCAAGCGAAACCCCTTCCACCCGTTCAGCCACTTCGACACTGTCAGCCTTGCTGGCCTGGCGTTCGGCCAGACCGTCCTCGCACGTGCAGTGCGGGCGGCCGGACTCGAATGGGACAACGATGAAGCGCACTCGGCGCTCTACGACACGCGCAAGACCGCCGAGCTGTTCTGCCACATCGTCAACAGTTGGGAACACCGCCACCGGTGA
- the grxD gene encoding Grx4 family monothiol glutaredoxin produces MDVLDKIKDQVESNPVIIYMKGTPGMPMCGFSSRAVDALKQCEREFAYVNVIADPEIFENLPRYADWPTFPQVYIDGELIGGCDITLEMHASGELKTLVQEAVDKAA; encoded by the coding sequence ATGGACGTTTTGGACAAGATCAAGGATCAAGTGGAAAGCAATCCCGTGATCATCTACATGAAGGGCACGCCCGGCATGCCGATGTGCGGTTTTTCGTCCCGCGCCGTGGACGCGCTCAAGCAGTGCGAGCGCGAGTTTGCCTACGTCAACGTGATCGCAGACCCGGAGATCTTCGAGAACCTGCCGCGTTACGCCGACTGGCCGACGTTTCCGCAGGTGTACATCGACGGCGAGCTGATCGGTGGGTGTGACATCACCCTGGAGATGCACGCCTCAGGTGAACTCAAGACGCTGGTGCAGGAAGCCGTCGACAAGGCCGCCTGA
- a CDS encoding N-acetylglutaminylglutamine amidotransferase, producing MCGICGEVRFDGSVADRATVERMLPAIARRGPDGSGVHAVGPACFGHRRLSVIDLSDRAAQPMVDPATGLALVFNGAVYNYPALRAELIERGHRFRSTGDTEVILRGYLEWGADVVARLSGMFAFALHDPRDGSTLFARDRVGIKPLYYARQSGRVRFASNPQAILAAGGADTRLNPVALHHQFMLHASVPAPHTVFQGVQKLQPGHWMRWDANGDTTLERYWHPQVGQPESRSDAEWLELTRDALTLAVKRRLDIADVPVGVLLSGGLDSSVLVALLAEAGATSLQTFTVGFDDQPEERGDEFEYSDLVAERYGTVHHKFHVPNAQLLRRLPEAIAAMAEPMVGQDAVAFYLLSERVAQEVKVVQSGQGADEVFAGYFWYPEMHAATEEPDVSRFTSRYVDRDHAEWARMIAPTYHTDSDVTTRHIERLLAEFGDGEYLNRVLAMDVTSLIVDDPVKRVDNMTMAFGLEARVPFLDHELIELVLSMPARLKLAQGGKGVLKAISRGIVPDAVIDRSKAYFPVPALKFVRGPLLEYMGDILNSQACRERGLFQRDFVDILLAEPDQHFTRLQGSKLWHLALTELWLQQQLEGA from the coding sequence ATGTGTGGAATTTGCGGGGAGGTGCGGTTTGACGGCAGCGTGGCGGATCGCGCCACCGTCGAGCGCATGCTACCGGCGATTGCACGTCGCGGGCCCGACGGCAGTGGTGTGCACGCGGTGGGACCGGCCTGTTTCGGACACCGACGCTTGTCCGTCATCGACCTCAGCGACCGCGCGGCGCAGCCCATGGTCGACCCGGCCACCGGTCTGGCACTGGTGTTCAACGGTGCGGTCTACAACTACCCCGCGCTGCGTGCTGAACTGATCGAACGCGGGCACCGCTTCCGCTCCACGGGTGACACCGAGGTCATCCTGCGCGGCTACCTCGAATGGGGCGCCGACGTCGTCGCGCGATTGTCCGGCATGTTCGCCTTTGCACTCCACGACCCGAGGGACGGCAGCACGCTGTTCGCGCGCGACCGCGTCGGTATCAAACCGCTGTACTACGCGCGCCAGTCGGGGCGTGTGCGCTTTGCGTCCAACCCGCAGGCCATCCTCGCAGCGGGTGGCGCCGACACCCGGCTCAATCCCGTTGCGCTGCACCACCAGTTCATGCTGCACGCGTCTGTGCCGGCTCCGCACACCGTGTTTCAGGGTGTGCAGAAATTGCAGCCTGGCCACTGGATGCGTTGGGACGCCAACGGCGACACCACGCTCGAACGCTATTGGCACCCGCAGGTCGGTCAGCCCGAGTCACGCAGTGACGCCGAGTGGCTCGAGCTGACCCGCGACGCGCTGACGTTGGCGGTGAAGCGCCGGCTCGACATCGCCGACGTGCCGGTGGGTGTGCTGCTTTCCGGCGGATTGGACTCCAGCGTGCTGGTGGCGCTGCTGGCCGAGGCCGGCGCAACGTCGCTGCAAACCTTCACCGTCGGGTTCGACGACCAGCCCGAAGAACGCGGTGACGAGTTCGAGTATTCCGACCTTGTCGCCGAGCGCTACGGCACCGTCCACCACAAGTTCCACGTGCCCAACGCGCAACTGCTGCGCCGCCTGCCAGAGGCCATAGCGGCCATGGCCGAGCCGATGGTCGGGCAGGATGCGGTGGCCTTCTACCTGTTGAGCGAGCGCGTCGCCCAGGAGGTCAAGGTGGTCCAGAGCGGGCAGGGTGCCGACGAGGTGTTTGCCGGTTACTTCTGGTACCCCGAGATGCACGCGGCGACAGAGGAGCCCGACGTCTCACGCTTCACCAGCCGTTACGTCGACCGCGACCACGCGGAATGGGCTCGCATGATCGCGCCGACGTACCACACGGACAGTGACGTCACGACCCGGCACATCGAGCGGTTGCTCGCGGAATTCGGCGACGGTGAGTACCTGAACCGGGTCCTGGCTATGGACGTCACGTCGCTGATTGTCGACGACCCGGTGAAACGGGTTGACAACATGACCATGGCCTTCGGCCTCGAGGCGCGGGTGCCCTTTCTCGACCACGAGCTCATCGAACTCGTGTTGTCGATGCCTGCGCGGCTCAAGCTCGCACAGGGAGGCAAGGGCGTGCTCAAGGCGATCTCGCGCGGCATCGTGCCGGACGCCGTCATCGACCGCAGCAAGGCCTATTTCCCGGTGCCGGCGCTCAAGTTCGTGCGCGGCCCGCTGCTCGAGTACATGGGCGATATCCTCAACAGCCAGGCGTGTCGCGAACGGGGCTTGTTTCAGCGGGACTTCGTCGACATATTGCTTGCCGAGCCGGATCAGCACTTCACCCGTTTGCAGGGCAGCAAGCTCTGGCACCTCGCCTTGACGGAGCTTTGGCTGCAGCAACAGCTCGAGGGCGCGTGA
- a CDS encoding superoxide dismutase yields MSFEFPDLPYDYTALEQSIDAQTMEIHYDRHHRTYFNNFVNAVSDSPLADQSLEAILAKAGEHGAAVRNNGGGFYNHIIYWNSMCNGGSSASGELSAAINAEFGSMESLQEKMTQAGITRFGSGFAWLIKQDGRLVVTSTPNQDNPLMDVAEQQGTPLLGMDVWEHAYYLRYQNKRPDYIKAWWDVVDWAKVSERFAAA; encoded by the coding sequence ATGTCATTCGAATTCCCGGATCTGCCCTACGACTACACCGCGCTCGAGCAGTCGATCGACGCGCAGACCATGGAGATCCACTACGATCGCCACCACCGGACGTACTTCAACAACTTCGTCAACGCGGTCAGCGATTCGCCTCTGGCCGATCAGTCGCTCGAAGCAATCCTCGCCAAGGCAGGCGAGCACGGTGCGGCCGTGCGCAACAACGGCGGTGGGTTCTACAACCACATCATCTACTGGAACTCCATGTGCAACGGGGGCAGCAGCGCGAGCGGTGAGCTCAGCGCGGCCATCAACGCCGAGTTCGGCTCGATGGAGTCGCTGCAGGAGAAGATGACGCAGGCGGGCATCACCCGCTTCGGCTCCGGCTTCGCGTGGCTGATCAAACAGGACGGCCGGTTGGTGGTCACCTCCACGCCCAACCAGGACAACCCACTCATGGACGTCGCCGAACAGCAGGGTACCCCGTTGCTCGGTATGGACGTCTGGGAGCACGCCTACTACCTGCGCTACCAGAACAAGCGCCCCGACTACATCAAAGCCTGGTGGGACGTGGTTGACTGGGCCAAGGTGTCAGAGCGCTTCGCGGCGGCGTGA
- a CDS encoding aspartate aminotransferase family protein → MSALMNIYARLPIAISHGEGSWLWDDQGRRFLDGFGGIAVTALGHAHPRIARAIAEQAGQLMHTSNALHIPLQQQAGDALCDIAEMDSVIFCNSGAEANEAALKIARLHARKRGIDAPRILVMHNSFHGRTLATLSATGSDKVQAGFGPLVPGFVHVPFNDLDAIDAAAAAHDDIVAVLVEPIQGEGGICPPTEGYLQGLRARCDAHDWLLMLDEIQCGMGRTGRWFAHQHAGIQPDVLSVAKALGNGFPVGACLARGAAATLMQPGNHGTTYGGNPLASRVVLEVIAVMREDRLLERAAKLGATLSAALRDQLDGVESFVEVRGQGLMIGVAFDRDPTPVRDAAVDEGLLLVPAGQNTLRLLPAYTLSDEDAREIAARLGRAAKRACGAEAA, encoded by the coding sequence ATGAGCGCCCTGATGAATATCTACGCGCGGCTGCCGATCGCCATCAGCCACGGCGAAGGGTCCTGGCTTTGGGACGATCAGGGGCGACGATTCCTCGACGGTTTCGGTGGCATTGCCGTCACCGCGCTGGGGCACGCACACCCGCGGATCGCGCGCGCCATCGCCGAGCAGGCGGGCCAGCTCATGCACACGTCGAACGCGCTGCACATCCCGCTGCAGCAGCAGGCCGGCGATGCGTTGTGCGACATCGCCGAGATGGACTCGGTGATATTTTGCAACTCCGGCGCCGAAGCGAACGAGGCCGCCTTGAAAATCGCGCGCCTGCACGCCCGCAAGCGCGGCATCGACGCGCCGCGCATTCTGGTCATGCACAACAGCTTCCACGGTCGTACCCTGGCGACCCTGAGCGCCACTGGCAGTGACAAGGTGCAGGCAGGCTTCGGCCCGCTGGTCCCGGGTTTCGTCCACGTGCCGTTCAATGACCTCGACGCGATCGACGCCGCGGCGGCGGCCCACGACGACATCGTTGCCGTGCTGGTCGAGCCCATCCAGGGCGAGGGCGGTATCTGTCCACCGACAGAAGGCTACCTGCAAGGCCTGCGCGCGCGCTGCGACGCACACGACTGGCTGCTCATGCTCGACGAGATCCAGTGCGGCATGGGCCGCACCGGCCGGTGGTTTGCGCACCAGCACGCCGGCATCCAACCCGACGTGTTGAGCGTGGCCAAGGCACTGGGAAACGGTTTCCCGGTCGGGGCGTGTCTGGCGCGCGGTGCGGCAGCGACGCTCATGCAACCGGGCAACCACGGCACCACCTACGGCGGCAATCCGCTGGCGTCGCGTGTGGTGCTGGAGGTCATCGCCGTGATGCGCGAAGACAGGCTGCTCGAGCGCGCCGCCAAGCTCGGTGCGACCCTCAGCGCCGCGCTGCGTGACCAACTCGACGGCGTCGAGTCGTTCGTCGAAGTGCGCGGGCAAGGGCTGATGATCGGTGTCGCCTTCGACCGCGACCCGACGCCAGTGCGCGACGCTGCGGTCGACGAGGGGCTGTTGCTGGTGCCCGCCGGCCAGAACACGCTGCGTCTGCTGCCCGCCTACACGCTGAGCGACGAGGACGCACGGGAGATCGCCGCGCGCCTTGGCCGCGCAGCGAAACGCGCGTGTGGAGCCGAAGCGGCATGA
- the argF gene encoding ornithine carbamoyltransferase, giving the protein MTAHFLVDTDLEPDTYRRLLERARELKALQRDRTPHRSLEGRVLAMIFEKSSTRTRVSFEAGIFQLGGTGLYLSTRDSQLGRGEPIADTARALSEMVDGIMIRTFAQHTVQELAVHATVPVINGLTDSYHPCQLLADMQTWFDNRGDIRGAKVAWIGDANNVCNSWMLVAEMLEFELHIGCPPGFAPEPTVLARCPTAVTVHQDPRAAIEHASLVVTDVYASMGQEDEAAQRRSAFRGYQVNSELMSGAASDALFMHCLPAHRGEEVSSDVIDGRWSVVWEQAGNRLHAQKALMEHLMAG; this is encoded by the coding sequence ATGACCGCCCATTTTCTGGTCGATACGGACCTCGAACCGGACACCTACCGGCGTCTGCTCGAGCGCGCCCGCGAGCTCAAGGCGCTGCAGCGCGACCGCACCCCCCACCGGTCGCTCGAGGGGCGTGTGCTGGCGATGATCTTCGAGAAATCGTCAACGCGCACCCGCGTGTCCTTCGAGGCCGGCATCTTCCAGCTCGGCGGGACAGGCTTGTATCTTAGCACGCGCGACAGCCAGCTCGGTCGCGGTGAACCGATCGCTGACACGGCACGCGCCCTGAGCGAGATGGTTGATGGCATCATGATCCGCACCTTCGCGCAGCACACCGTCCAGGAACTGGCCGTGCACGCCACGGTGCCGGTGATCAACGGTTTGACCGACAGCTACCACCCCTGCCAGTTGTTGGCGGACATGCAGACCTGGTTCGACAACCGCGGCGACATTCGCGGCGCCAAAGTGGCCTGGATCGGCGATGCCAACAACGTGTGCAACTCCTGGATGTTGGTGGCCGAGATGCTCGAGTTCGAACTGCACATCGGCTGCCCGCCGGGCTTCGCACCCGAGCCGACGGTGTTGGCACGCTGCCCGACCGCGGTCACCGTCCACCAGGACCCGCGTGCCGCGATCGAGCACGCGAGCCTCGTGGTCACCGACGTTTACGCCAGCATGGGCCAGGAAGACGAGGCGGCCCAGCGGCGCTCGGCGTTCCGCGGCTACCAGGTGAACAGCGAGCTGATGTCGGGAGCGGCCAGCGACGCGCTCTTCATGCACTGCCTGCCGGCGCACCGCGGCGAAGAAGTCAGCAGCGATGTCATCGACGGCCGTTGGAGCGTGGTCTGGGAACAGGCTGGCAACCGATTGCACGCCCAGAAAGCCCTGATGGAACACCTGATGGCCGGCTGA
- a CDS encoding amino acid ABC transporter substrate-binding protein, protein MKKITQVALAVAAFGVVAGNAQAGTLQDVMAKGHVQCGISTGVPGFAFTDDAGNWQGFDPAVCQAVAAAIFGDASAVKYTTTTGKTRFTALASGEVDMLARNTTWTFSRDTDLQFEFTGVNYYDGQGFMVSKDLGVTSAKELDGASVCIQTGTTTELNLADFFRTNGMSYEAVPIETNDEARTNYIAGRCDIYTTDASGLAATRSTLDDPSAHIIMPEIISKEPLGPLVRHGDHQWGDVVRWVLNALITAEELGVTQANVDEMAAGTNNPEINRMLGAEGDLGAMTGLPKDFGHQAIKAVGNYGEVFERFIGPSTPIGLERGLNALWTQGGILYSPPFR, encoded by the coding sequence ATGAAGAAAATCACCCAAGTCGCCTTGGCAGTTGCTGCGTTTGGCGTTGTCGCTGGCAACGCTCAGGCCGGCACACTGCAAGACGTCATGGCGAAAGGCCATGTCCAGTGCGGTATTTCGACCGGCGTACCCGGCTTTGCGTTCACTGATGACGCCGGCAACTGGCAAGGCTTCGACCCGGCGGTCTGCCAGGCGGTCGCAGCGGCCATCTTCGGCGACGCGAGCGCGGTCAAGTACACCACCACCACCGGCAAGACCCGCTTCACCGCACTGGCCTCTGGTGAAGTGGACATGCTCGCACGCAACACCACCTGGACCTTCAGCCGCGATACCGATCTGCAGTTCGAGTTCACTGGCGTGAACTACTACGACGGTCAGGGCTTCATGGTCTCCAAGGACCTCGGTGTGACCAGTGCGAAGGAACTCGACGGCGCGTCTGTCTGCATCCAGACCGGTACCACCACCGAGCTGAACCTGGCTGACTTCTTCCGCACCAACGGCATGAGCTACGAAGCCGTGCCGATCGAGACCAACGACGAAGCACGCACCAACTACATCGCCGGTCGTTGCGACATCTACACCACGGACGCATCCGGTCTGGCAGCGACCCGTTCAACCCTAGACGACCCGTCTGCGCACATCATCATGCCCGAGATCATCTCGAAAGAGCCCCTCGGTCCGCTGGTTCGCCACGGCGATCACCAGTGGGGTGATGTGGTGCGCTGGGTGCTGAACGCGCTGATCACCGCTGAAGAGCTGGGCGTGACCCAGGCCAACGTCGACGAAATGGCTGCGGGCACCAACAACCCGGAAATCAACCGCATGCTGGGCGCTGAAGGCGACCTCGGCGCGATGACCGGCCTGCCGAAAGACTTCGGCCACCAGGCGATCAAAGCGGTCGGTAACTACGGTGAAGTGTTCGAGCGGTTCATCGGCCCGAGCACGCCGATCGGCCTCGAGCGCGGCCTGAACGCGCTGTGGACTCAGGGCGGCATCCTCTACTCTCCGCCGTTCCGTTGA
- a CDS encoding amino acid ABC transporter permease produces the protein MTDATALSRPTESFSLSKLWYDKKYRSVILQMIAMAILFAAIFYLAGNAVSNLEKLGKTFGFDFLSQPAGYDINQRLIEYDSRSSHLRAGVVGLLNTILVAVCGIILATILGFALGVMRLSPNWLVNKLSYCYIEFVRNVPVLVHILLIHGVLVTTLPKAKQALNVGDQFFLSNRGLYVPKPIMEPLFYLVIATFVGGIAYAWYYRRQARIKQEKTGAQSPVFWVSVGAIIGAPIAAFLITGMPLAWEIPELKGFNFRGGLALKPEFISLWLALSLYTAAFIGEIVRSGIQAVSHGQTEAASALGLPRGRTLNLVVIPQALRVIIPPLNSNYMNITKNSSLAIAIGYMDVVATIGGISLNQTGREMECMIIVLGIYLCLSLIISSIMNWYNNRIKLVER, from the coding sequence GTGACTGATGCGACCGCACTGAGCAGACCCACCGAGTCCTTTTCGTTGTCCAAGTTGTGGTACGACAAGAAGTACCGGAGCGTCATTCTGCAAATGATCGCCATGGCGATCCTGTTTGCCGCCATCTTCTACCTCGCAGGCAACGCCGTCAGCAACCTGGAAAAGCTCGGCAAGACCTTCGGATTCGATTTTCTCAGCCAACCTGCTGGCTACGACATCAACCAGCGCCTGATTGAGTACGACTCGCGCAGTTCGCACCTGCGCGCCGGCGTGGTCGGCCTGCTCAACACCATTCTGGTCGCCGTCTGCGGCATCATCCTCGCGACCATACTCGGCTTCGCGCTCGGCGTGATGCGGCTGTCGCCAAACTGGCTCGTCAACAAACTGAGCTACTGCTACATCGAGTTCGTGCGCAACGTGCCCGTGCTCGTCCACATTCTCCTGATCCACGGTGTGCTGGTCACGACCCTGCCGAAAGCCAAACAGGCGCTCAACGTCGGGGATCAGTTCTTCCTGTCGAACCGCGGCTTGTACGTGCCGAAACCCATCATGGAGCCGCTGTTCTACCTTGTGATCGCCACGTTTGTCGGCGGCATCGCCTACGCGTGGTACTACCGGCGGCAGGCGCGCATCAAACAGGAAAAGACCGGTGCGCAGTCGCCGGTATTCTGGGTGTCGGTTGGCGCCATCATCGGCGCACCGATCGCCGCCTTCCTGATCACGGGCATGCCGCTGGCTTGGGAAATCCCCGAACTCAAGGGTTTCAACTTCCGTGGCGGCCTCGCGCTGAAGCCGGAGTTCATCTCGCTGTGGCTCGCCCTGTCGCTCTACACCGCGGCCTTCATCGGCGAGATCGTACGAAGCGGCATCCAGGCCGTCAGTCACGGTCAGACCGAAGCGGCGTCAGCGCTTGGCCTGCCGCGCGGCCGCACGCTGAACCTGGTGGTGATCCCTCAGGCACTGCGGGTGATCATCCCGCCGCTGAACAGCAACTACATGAATATCACTAAGAACTCGTCGCTCGCGATCGCGATCGGGTACATGGACGTGGTGGCAACCATCGGCGGCATCTCACTCAACCAGACGGGACGTGAGATGGAATGCATGATCATCGTGCTCGGCATCTACCTGTGCCTGTCGCTGATCATTTCGTCGATCATGAACTGGTACAACAACCGCATCAAGCTGGTTGAACGGTAG
- a CDS encoding amino acid ABC transporter permease, which produces MSEQQYAPGTHPDLKPPIGQSGILFWLKKNLFSSPFNVLLTLVTLYVLWIIIPPTLNWAFFDAVFYADSRADCRELGGGACWAFIDKRIGQFTYGFYPVEERWRVILCFVLFLVAMLPILWDKTPARRKMLWFSLAFPVIGYWLLVGGFGLEPVETTKFGGFMLTLVIGVTGIACSMPIGIALALGRQSDMPIIRWLSTCFIEFIRGVPLITLLFVASTMLNYFLPPGTTFDLILRVLIMVTLFSSAYIAEVVRGGLQAIPKGQGEAADALGLNYGKSMRFIILPQALKISIPGIVNTFIGLFKDTTLVVIIGLLDPLGIGRASLSDIKWAGLAAEVYIFVALFFFICCFSMSRYSIYLENKLHTGHKR; this is translated from the coding sequence ATGTCTGAACAACAGTACGCGCCTGGCACCCACCCCGATCTGAAACCACCGATCGGTCAAAGCGGCATCCTCTTCTGGTTGAAGAAGAACCTGTTCTCGTCACCGTTCAACGTCCTGCTGACCTTGGTGACGCTGTACGTCCTGTGGATCATCATCCCACCCACGCTGAACTGGGCCTTCTTCGACGCCGTGTTCTACGCCGACTCCCGCGCCGATTGCCGCGAGCTGGGCGGTGGTGCGTGTTGGGCGTTCATTGACAAGCGCATCGGTCAGTTCACTTACGGCTTCTACCCCGTCGAAGAACGCTGGCGCGTGATCCTCTGTTTCGTGCTGTTCCTGGTGGCAATGTTGCCGATCCTCTGGGACAAGACGCCGGCGCGGCGCAAGATGCTCTGGTTCAGCCTGGCCTTCCCGGTGATCGGGTACTGGCTGCTGGTCGGCGGCTTCGGGCTCGAGCCGGTCGAGACAACCAAATTCGGCGGCTTCATGCTGACACTGGTCATCGGTGTGACCGGCATTGCCTGTTCGATGCCGATCGGCATCGCCCTGGCGCTCGGCCGACAGTCGGACATGCCGATCATCCGCTGGCTCAGCACCTGTTTCATCGAGTTCATTCGCGGGGTGCCGTTGATCACGCTGCTGTTCGTGGCCTCGACCATGCTGAACTATTTCCTGCCACCGGGCACGACCTTCGACCTGATCCTCCGCGTCCTGATCATGGTCACACTGTTCTCCTCGGCCTACATCGCCGAGGTCGTCCGAGGCGGCCTGCAAGCCATTCCGAAAGGCCAGGGTGAAGCTGCGGACGCACTGGGTTTGAACTACGGCAAGAGCATGCGCTTCATCATCCTGCCGCAGGCGCTGAAAATTTCGATCCCCGGTATCGTCAACACCTTCATCGGCCTGTTCAAGGACACCACACTGGTGGTCATCATCGGCTTGCTGGATCCGCTGGGCATCGGCCGCGCTTCGTTGTCCGACATCAAATGGGCCGGACTTGCAGCCGAGGTCTACATCTTCGTCGCCCTGTTTTTCTTCATCTGTTGTTTCAGCATGTCGCGGTACTCGATCTACCTCGAAAACAAGCTGCACACCGGACACAAGCGTTAG
- a CDS encoding amino acid ABC transporter ATP-binding protein: MSDSAENTMKVSDDVMITINEMHKWYGEFHVLKNINLSVNHGERIVICGPSGSGKSTLIRCINRLEEHQRGDIVVDGTTLTNDLKNIEQIRREVGMVFQHFNLFPHLTVMENCTLAPIWVRKMPKAEAEAIAMKYLERVKIPDQAGKYPGQLSGGQQQRVAIARSLCMSPKIMLFDEPTSALDPEMIKEVLDVMIELAREGMTMICVTHEMGFAKTVANRVIFMDGGEIIEQNPPEEFFENPQNERTKLFLSQILAH, from the coding sequence ATGAGTGACTCTGCAGAAAACACCATGAAAGTCTCCGACGACGTGATGATCACGATCAACGAGATGCACAAGTGGTACGGCGAATTCCACGTACTGAAAAACATCAACCTCTCGGTAAACCATGGCGAGCGCATCGTCATCTGCGGGCCGTCGGGTTCGGGCAAGTCCACGCTGATCCGGTGCATCAACCGACTCGAGGAACACCAGCGCGGCGACATCGTTGTCGACGGGACGACGCTGACAAACGACCTCAAGAACATCGAGCAGATCCGCCGCGAAGTCGGCATGGTGTTCCAGCACTTCAACCTCTTCCCGCACCTCACCGTGATGGAAAACTGCACGCTCGCACCGATCTGGGTGCGCAAGATGCCCAAGGCCGAAGCCGAGGCCATCGCGATGAAGTACCTCGAGCGGGTCAAGATTCCGGACCAGGCAGGCAAGTACCCGGGTCAGCTGTCCGGTGGCCAGCAGCAGCGGGTGGCGATTGCGCGCTCGCTGTGCATGAGCCCGAAGATCATGCTCTTCGACGAGCCCACGTCAGCGCTCGACCCGGAGATGATCAAGGAAGTGCTCGACGTCATGATCGAGTTGGCTCGCGAGGGCATGACGATGATCTGTGTCACCCACGAGATGGGCTTCGCGAAGACCGTGGCAAACCGCGTGATTTTCATGGACGGCGGCGAGATCATCGAGCAGAATCCGCCCGAGGAGTTCTTCGAGAACCCGCAGAACGAGCGCACAAAGCTCTTCCTGAGCCAGATCCTCGCGCACTGA
- a CDS encoding GDSL-type esterase/lipase family protein gives MSTRALLGACCLLLTGCLLQPVAVEREANTLYLLPLGDSITQADRAHTSYRYPLWSHLVSRGVNVDFVGSRKRHHTGLGPATAAVNGQTFDRDHEGHWGWRADEVLAKLPTWLAHYPVDVALVHLGTNDVLQGQDTDETLRELTGIVTALRARNPSVTVLLGQPGQSRWANATALPALAEGVARLSRELDDPRSRVVAVPLHTRLTPEKTYDGLHPDAAGEAALAAGWLAALDALNLL, from the coding sequence ATGTCGACGCGTGCCCTGCTCGGCGCCTGCTGCCTGCTGCTGACGGGCTGCCTGTTGCAACCCGTGGCGGTCGAGCGAGAGGCGAACACCCTCTACCTCCTGCCCTTGGGTGACTCGATCACCCAGGCCGACCGCGCCCACACCAGCTACCGCTACCCACTGTGGTCGCACCTCGTCTCGCGCGGGGTCAACGTGGACTTCGTGGGTTCCCGAAAACGCCACCACACCGGGCTCGGCCCGGCCACGGCCGCCGTGAACGGGCAGACCTTCGACCGCGATCACGAGGGCCACTGGGGGTGGCGAGCCGACGAGGTGCTGGCGAAACTGCCAACCTGGCTGGCGCACTATCCTGTCGATGTCGCGCTTGTGCACCTCGGCACGAACGACGTGCTGCAAGGGCAGGACACCGACGAGACCCTGCGTGAACTCACCGGTATCGTCACGGCCCTGCGTGCCCGGAACCCGAGCGTGACGGTCCTGCTCGGGCAACCCGGTCAGAGCCGGTGGGCCAACGCCACCGCACTGCCAGCCCTCGCCGAGGGTGTGGCGCGGCTGAGCCGCGAACTCGACGACCCCAGGTCGCGCGTCGTCGCGGTGCCCCTGCACACACGGCTGACGCCCGAGAAAACCTACGATGGCCTGCACCCTGACGCGGCGGGCGAAGCCGCCCTCGCCGCCGGATGGCTGGCGGCGCTGGACGCGTTGAACCTGCTCTAG